The following proteins are encoded in a genomic region of Coffea eugenioides isolate CCC68of chromosome 6, Ceug_1.0, whole genome shotgun sequence:
- the LOC113773102 gene encoding beta-glucuronosyltransferase GlcAT14A encodes MITKIFFVTFILTSILLSLLYIPTRLSHPITIFRPPKSFIIPKTSKPYPVTFAYLISASTGDTVKLKRLLRALYHPGNYYLIHLEADAEDFEHKEIARFVSSEPVFSQVGNVWIVGKPNLVSYRGPTMLATTLHAIAMLLRTAKWDWFINLSASDYPLVTQDDLMSAFANLPRDLNFVQHTSHLGWKMNKRGKPVIIDPGLHSLNKSEIWWVIKQRSLPTAFKLFTGSAWTFLSRSFSEYCIAGWDNLPRTLLLYYTNFVSSPEGYFQTVICNSEDYRNTTVNHDLHHITWDNPPKQHPRSLGLKDYRRMVLSNRPFARKFKQNDRVLDKIDHEILKRHHRHFTYGGWCSKGADDLSLSCSDLQSENYGVLKPGTGARRLRTLLSKLLSAQNLNKRQCK; translated from the exons ATGatcaccaaaattttctttgtcACATTCATTTTAACTTCTATTCTACTATCTCTTCTCTACATTCCCACTCGGCTGTCCCACCCCATCACCATTTTCAGGCCACCCAAAAGCTTCATCATCCCAAAAACCAGCAAGCCATATCCAGTGACTTTTGCCTACTTGATCTCAGCATCTACGGGAGACACTGTGAAGCTTAAACGCCTATTGCGCGCACTGTACCATCCAGGAAATTACTATCTGATACACCTGGAAGCTGATGCAGAAGACTTTGAGCATAAGGAGATAGCAAGATTTGTGTCCAGTGAGCCTGTTTTTAGCCAAGTTGGCAATGTTTGGATTGTTGGAAAGCCTAATTTGGTTAGCTATAGAGGTCCAACCATGCTTGCCACCACTCTCCATGCAATAGCTATGCTTCTTAGGACTGCAAAATGGGATTGGTTCATCAATCTCAGTGCCTCTGACTACCCTTTGGTAACTCAAGATG ATCTGATGTCAGCATTTGCTAACTTGCCAAGAGATCTTAATTTTGTTCAGCACACTAGCCATTTGGGCTGGAAAAT GAATAAGAGAGGAAAGCCAGTTATAATAGACCCAGGTCTGCATAGCCTTAATAAATCTGAGATCTGGTGGGTTATAAAGCAAAGAAGTCTCCCAACTGCCTTCAAGCTTTTTACAG GATCAGCGTGGACATTTCTATCCAGATCCTTCTCTGAATATTGCATTGCTGGTTGGGACAACCTGCCAAGAACCCTTCTCCTTTACTACACAAATTTCGTTTCATCTCCTGAAGGCTATTTCCAGACAGTAATATGCAATTCTGAAGACTACAGAAACACTACAGTCAACCATGATCTTCACCATATTACATGGGACAATCCTCCGAAGCAACATCCACGGTCACTTGGGCTAAAAGATTATAGAAGAATGGTCTTGAGCAATCGTCCATTCGCTAGGAAATTCAAGCAGAATGACCgtgttcttgataaaattgatcaCGAGATTCTCAAAAGACACCATAGACATTTTACTTATGGTGGATGGTGCTCCAAGGGGGCTGATGATCTGAGTCTTTCATGCTCAGATTTGCAAAGTGAGAATTATGGTGTTCTGAAGCCTGGAACAGGTGCTCGAAGATTGAGAACTTTATTATCTAAACTGCTCTCTGCTCAAAACTTGAATAAGAGACAATGTAAATGA
- the LOC113774179 gene encoding uncharacterized protein LOC113774179, with protein sequence MVVTRSKQQLFGYIKDSIQQRLKKWKNKLLNAAGKEVMLKSVALAMPTYTMLWFNLPKKLCKEINSTMANYWWGEANGKNKMHWKAWSKMSLDKKAGGLGFKDLKAFNLTLLGKQVWRLLTQPNLLVSRVIKARYHPKESLLKCKVAGNASWIWKGLMGSRQLIEEGIRRRIGNGKSTYIWEDRWIPVTHHGKVTTPKPQGCNLVKVADLIAQKRWNKHLIFRNFSSMEAEGILSIPISLADREDSNLWIYSTNGNCSVSSAYRVQTEGT encoded by the coding sequence ATGGTGGTAACAAGATCCAAACAGCAGCTATTTGGATACATTAAAGACAGTATTCAACAGAGGCTTAAGAAGTGGAAAAATAAGCTGTTAAATGCAGCAGGCAAGGAGGTGATGCTCAAGTCTGTGGCATTGGCAATGCCAACATACACAATGTTATGGTTCAACTTACCTAAAAAATTGTGCAAAGAGATTAACTCCACAATGGCAAACTATTGGTGGGGTGAGGCGAATGGGAAGAACAAAATGCACTGGAAAGCTTGGAGTAAGATGTCACTGGACAAGAAAGCTGGTGGATTGGGATTCAAGGATTTGAAGGCATTCAATTTAACCTTACTGGGAAAGCAGGTCTGGAGATTACTCACACAACCAAACCTGCTGGTCAGTAGAGTGATAAAGGCTAGATATCATCCAAAGGAATCACTCCTCAAGTGCAAAGTAGCTGGGAATGCATCCTGGATTTGGAAAGGCCTGATGGGATCTAGGCAGCTGATAGAGGAAGGGATTAGAAGAAGGATTGGCAATGGAAAGAGCACCTACATATGGGAGGACAGATGGATTCCAGTTACACACCATGGAAAGGTAACCACACCGAAGCCACAAGGATGCAACCTGGTAAAGGTAGCAGATTTGATAGCCCAGAAAAGATGGAACAAGCACCTAATCTTCAGGAACTTTAGCTCCATGGAGGCAGAAGGAATACTAAGCATCCCTATAAGCTTAGCAGACAGAGAGGATAGCAACTTATGGATTTATAGCACAAATGGGAATTGTTCAGTTAGCTCAGCCTATAGGGTACAAACTGAAGGAACATGA